One Oceanicoccus sagamiensis genomic region harbors:
- the tal gene encoding transaldolase gives MSSKLDQLKGMTDVVADTGDIEAIERFTPMDATTNPSLLLKAAQLPQYAHLVAESKAWAQQQGGDKAQQVANCSDKLAVAIGCEILKIIPGKISTEVDSRLSFDTEATIEKARKLIGLYAEAGIEANRVLIKIASTWEGIKAAEVLEKEGINCNLTLLFGFAQAAACAEAGVFLISPFVGRILDWYKANSDQSDYTAAEDPGVLSVSRIYNFYKQHGYQTVVMGASFRNIGEIEQLAGCDRLTISPGLLEELANDNGTLERKLSTDNTGEAIAKPDNSEQAFRWAMNEDAMATEKLAEGIRNFTIDQIKLEQLLSA, from the coding sequence ATGAGTAGTAAGCTGGATCAGTTAAAAGGTATGACCGATGTTGTGGCCGATACAGGTGATATTGAAGCCATTGAGCGCTTTACGCCTATGGACGCCACAACTAACCCATCGCTGTTATTAAAAGCAGCACAGCTTCCCCAGTATGCCCATTTAGTGGCTGAGTCCAAAGCCTGGGCACAGCAGCAAGGCGGTGATAAAGCACAACAAGTGGCTAATTGCAGTGACAAATTGGCGGTGGCCATTGGCTGTGAAATTTTGAAGATTATTCCCGGCAAGATTTCTACCGAGGTAGATTCTCGCCTTTCGTTTGATACTGAAGCGACCATTGAAAAGGCACGTAAGTTAATTGGCCTTTATGCCGAAGCCGGCATTGAGGCCAACCGAGTATTAATTAAGATTGCCTCCACCTGGGAAGGTATTAAAGCAGCTGAGGTGTTAGAGAAAGAAGGAATTAACTGTAACCTGACGCTGCTGTTCGGTTTTGCTCAAGCCGCAGCCTGTGCTGAGGCAGGTGTGTTTTTAATCTCGCCGTTTGTCGGCCGTATTCTGGATTGGTATAAGGCCAATAGTGATCAGTCTGATTATACTGCGGCAGAAGATCCGGGGGTTTTATCTGTCAGCCGTATTTATAATTTTTATAAGCAGCATGGCTATCAAACCGTGGTTATGGGCGCCAGCTTTAGAAATATAGGGGAAATTGAACAACTGGCCGGTTGCGACCGACTAACCATTAGCCCCGGATTATTGGAAGAGCTGGCTAATGATAATGGCACTCTTGAGCGCAAGCTTAGTACCGACAATACCGGTGAAGCCATTGCCAAACCTGACAACTCTGAGCAGGCATTCCGCTGGGCCATGAATGAAGATGCCATGGCAACAGAGAAACTGGCTGAAGGTATTCGCAATTTCACCATTGACCAAATTAAGCTTGAGCAGTTACTCAGCGCTTAA
- the dusA gene encoding tRNA dihydrouridine(20/20a) synthase DusA — MKVVNRRFSIAPMMDWSDRHCRMFWRQLTGSALLYTEMVTTGAIIHAGPERFLQYHNDEHPIALQLGGSNPADLAQCAKLAEQWAYDEVNLNCGCPSDRVQNGMFGACLMGQPQLVADCIKAMQDSCSIPVTVKHRIGIDDMESYEEMVDFVRPIMETGCSTFIVHARKAWLQGLSPKQNREIPPLNYETVYQLKKDFPELEVIINGGITDLDQSIEHLNHVDGVMLGRAAYHDPYLLAEVDQRIAGQQTITKSRDQVLLDFIPYVEEQLEQGVPLNHISRHVLGLFQGVAGAKLFRRHISQQAHIKGAGIEVIHQARELMLDAQRRNEEHARERALNQV, encoded by the coding sequence ATGAAAGTAGTAAACCGCCGTTTTTCAATTGCCCCCATGATGGACTGGAGTGACCGCCATTGCAGAATGTTCTGGCGCCAGCTTACCGGCAGCGCCCTGCTCTATACCGAGATGGTCACTACCGGTGCCATTATCCACGCTGGGCCTGAGCGTTTTCTACAATACCATAACGATGAGCACCCTATTGCCTTGCAATTAGGTGGCAGCAACCCTGCTGATTTAGCCCAGTGTGCCAAGCTGGCGGAACAATGGGCCTATGATGAGGTAAACCTTAATTGCGGCTGCCCTTCTGACCGGGTGCAAAATGGGATGTTTGGAGCCTGCTTAATGGGGCAGCCTCAGCTGGTGGCTGATTGTATTAAGGCTATGCAAGATAGCTGCTCTATTCCGGTGACCGTCAAGCACCGTATTGGTATTGATGATATGGAAAGCTATGAGGAGATGGTGGATTTTGTTCGGCCCATTATGGAGACCGGCTGCTCTACGTTTATAGTGCATGCCCGTAAAGCCTGGCTTCAGGGCTTAAGCCCAAAGCAAAACCGTGAGATTCCACCGCTGAATTACGAGACGGTTTATCAGCTGAAAAAGGACTTCCCCGAGTTAGAAGTCATTATCAATGGGGGTATTACCGACCTTGACCAAAGTATAGAGCACCTTAACCATGTTGATGGTGTCATGCTGGGCCGCGCGGCCTATCATGACCCCTACCTTTTAGCTGAAGTAGACCAGCGGATTGCTGGCCAGCAAACTATTACCAAAAGTCGTGACCAAGTGTTGCTGGACTTTATACCCTATGTCGAGGAACAATTAGAACAAGGTGTTCCCCTCAACCATATTTCCCGCCATGTGCTGGGTTTATTTCAAGGGGTGGCCGGAGCCAAGCTGTTCCGCCGGCATATTAGCCAGCAAGCCCATATAAAGGGCGCTGGCATTGAAGTGATTCATCAAGCCAGAGAACTAATGTTAGATGCGCAGCGGCGCAATGAAGAGCACGCCAGAGAGCGGGCTTTGAATCAGGTGTAG
- a CDS encoding AraC family transcriptional regulator, translated as MSNNSAGMQYRVRINRSLEFIFDNLHRPISLAEAAEKSHFSSFHFHRIFSAYMGETLNDFVTRIRLERSANWLIIRPLATVTEIALEAGFSSSANFSKAFKLHFGLTPTQIRRASPAQRVTAGRIREKYGKDFNLKQLNQIREPNSSANERLAASPEIRIEQLASMSAYTPSEFVGYNVDEVGRAWDKLKALAGSLGVPVSQQRHFSICKDNPLITPLEKCRYEALLVLEQPRGVSDEFKCTSIPAGRYAVAKYVGELSGLFDFYMAIYLHWLPDSGYEPDDYPLMERYLNDARVDGYAEIEVYIKLIE; from the coding sequence TTGTCTAATAATTCAGCAGGCATGCAGTACCGCGTGCGTATCAATCGCTCATTAGAGTTTATCTTCGATAATTTGCATAGGCCCATATCCCTTGCGGAAGCTGCTGAGAAAAGTCATTTCTCGAGTTTTCATTTTCATCGTATCTTTTCCGCGTATATGGGTGAAACGCTCAATGATTTCGTCACTAGAATTCGGCTTGAGCGTTCCGCTAACTGGCTGATTATTCGCCCTCTGGCGACGGTGACAGAGATTGCGCTGGAGGCGGGCTTTTCTTCCTCGGCGAACTTTTCTAAAGCATTCAAACTACATTTTGGTTTGACCCCTACGCAAATTCGGCGCGCCTCTCCGGCACAACGTGTTACTGCCGGTCGTATCAGAGAGAAGTACGGTAAAGACTTTAACCTTAAACAGCTCAATCAAATCAGGGAACCTAATAGCTCAGCTAATGAACGGCTTGCCGCATCCCCTGAGATACGCATTGAGCAGCTAGCATCGATGAGCGCCTATACCCCCTCTGAATTTGTGGGTTATAACGTTGATGAAGTAGGGCGGGCGTGGGATAAGTTGAAAGCGTTGGCAGGGTCCTTAGGTGTGCCTGTGAGCCAACAGCGTCACTTTTCCATTTGTAAGGATAATCCATTAATTACACCCTTAGAGAAATGCCGCTATGAGGCATTACTGGTATTAGAGCAGCCCAGAGGTGTCTCGGATGAATTCAAGTGCACCTCCATTCCCGCTGGCCGCTATGCTGTGGCGAAGTATGTCGGTGAGCTCTCAGGTTTGTTCGATTTTTATATGGCAATTTATCTGCATTGGTTACCTGATAGTGGTTATGAACCTGATGATTACCCATTGATGGAGCGTTATTTGAATGACGCGCGTGTTGACGGTTACGCTGAGATTGAGGTTTATATTAAACTCATCGAGTGA
- a CDS encoding multicopper oxidase domain-containing protein yields MSANVHAAVVRLSESHISVLNGDTFTLQLIGQGFDSATLDGGGVTLSYDPTLIHVQSVAINTIDWEFFSTTGSIDNDVGRVSGMSFNSFQNRTGDLLFATIELAAVGGGDSLLVLSDDLLNPFASGGSLYSDVNFANTVVLSVTEVPVPSAGFLLLSALSAMSALTAARRRRLVAGLSMFAVSSTALAWTGSVSQAVDVNPDPDIFETTLVVEQTVMPVKGTGTTPATLYTFNGMFPGPEIKVKTGDRVIIHMINNLPVGEGMSIHSHGVELSNNMDGTQITQDPVPPGSRFTYDYIVPRPGSFWYHPHIRTSNKTFKGLYGPLTVSDPNEDILREQGILPGDAYTHTLVLSDITLCEDVTDSDLNSIKVGCVGQSAGHVPNIQPEFDCVSTFPNCVVFEGKTVLSNGRAVEAGDVLDVPANQPVRFRVINSSLNRYFRLVQPVSGPLIRIGGEGGLLNNAVLDPVALPAPDNGKLSGDILLAPSERADFIFIPQTSDVGSVITILSDLPSPANVNRGFSLNGNLTSAPVLQINVGAAITPDSKIHAGDPLLAHSSVNKPLEDLSKIPATALGSLLDPALFGRDGSANSTIALTASGGIEPGIDGVRGRFMNMSGYQHVPNIATTRYAVLGDVLELQVTNSTPVDHPFHMHGNSFQLMSRSDGRDFPVEFIDTVNIPSNHSVVLRVRLEDKLQIVDNVLKPYGGLGRWLFHCHITTHAELGMISELVVVAPPEALCADVEVLTDGFGSPLMASIDGGTFDPDSDAISISQSPAGPYFPGITDVTLTATDEMGLSNSCVGTVSNFIDEDGDGIANPLDNCQIHANGSLVPDAGGNIQRDSDGDGYGNRCDGDLNNDGMVNVLDLGLFKHVFFSADPHADINGDGIVNVLDLGLFKELFFKVPGPSGFFD; encoded by the coding sequence ATGAGCGCAAATGTTCATGCAGCTGTTGTTAGGCTTTCAGAAAGTCATATCTCGGTGTTAAATGGTGATACGTTTACTCTGCAGCTAATAGGGCAGGGCTTTGATTCTGCTACGCTTGATGGTGGAGGCGTGACCCTCAGCTATGATCCCACGCTTATTCATGTTCAGAGCGTTGCGATCAATACCATTGACTGGGAATTTTTCTCGACCACAGGCTCTATTGATAATGACGTCGGTAGAGTAAGCGGGATGAGTTTTAACTCGTTTCAAAACCGTACCGGTGATTTACTATTCGCTACCATCGAGCTGGCGGCGGTTGGGGGCGGTGATTCGCTGCTCGTTCTATCAGACGACCTGTTAAACCCTTTTGCCTCTGGTGGTTCTCTTTATAGCGATGTAAATTTCGCGAACACGGTAGTGCTATCGGTAACCGAAGTACCCGTTCCTTCAGCAGGTTTTTTATTGTTATCAGCGCTGAGTGCAATGAGTGCACTCACAGCAGCAAGACGCCGGCGGCTGGTTGCCGGGTTGTCGATGTTTGCGGTTTCCTCAACGGCGTTAGCGTGGACGGGCAGTGTTTCGCAAGCGGTTGATGTTAATCCTGACCCTGATATTTTTGAGACCACACTGGTGGTTGAGCAGACGGTGATGCCTGTCAAAGGTACGGGGACAACGCCCGCTACTTTATATACTTTTAACGGTATGTTTCCCGGGCCGGAAATAAAGGTTAAAACCGGGGACCGGGTCATTATTCATATGATCAATAATTTACCGGTAGGGGAGGGGATGTCGATTCATTCCCACGGTGTTGAGCTTAGCAATAATATGGATGGTACCCAAATCACGCAGGACCCGGTTCCACCGGGTAGTCGTTTTACTTATGACTACATTGTTCCTCGCCCGGGTTCTTTTTGGTATCACCCTCACATACGAACCAGTAATAAAACTTTCAAGGGACTGTACGGTCCACTAACCGTTTCTGACCCTAACGAAGATATATTAAGAGAGCAGGGCATATTACCTGGTGATGCCTATACCCACACGCTGGTGCTTTCCGATATAACACTTTGCGAGGATGTAACCGACAGCGACTTGAATAGTATCAAGGTGGGTTGTGTTGGGCAGTCGGCGGGCCATGTGCCGAACATTCAGCCTGAATTTGACTGTGTCAGCACCTTCCCGAACTGTGTCGTGTTTGAGGGTAAGACGGTATTGTCTAACGGTCGGGCTGTTGAGGCTGGAGATGTGCTTGATGTGCCCGCAAATCAGCCGGTGCGCTTTCGAGTGATCAATTCTTCGCTTAATCGTTATTTCAGATTAGTCCAGCCCGTCAGTGGTCCGTTAATTCGCATTGGCGGTGAGGGGGGGCTGTTGAATAATGCAGTATTAGACCCTGTTGCACTTCCAGCGCCTGACAACGGTAAACTCTCTGGCGATATATTACTAGCACCGTCTGAGCGTGCTGATTTTATCTTTATACCGCAGACGTCTGATGTAGGCAGTGTAATAACCATACTTAGTGACTTACCCAGCCCTGCTAATGTTAATCGTGGTTTTTCCCTCAATGGTAATTTAACGTCCGCGCCAGTGTTACAGATTAATGTGGGCGCAGCGATAACACCGGACTCGAAGATACATGCGGGCGACCCGCTACTGGCCCATAGCTCAGTGAATAAACCTTTAGAGGACTTGAGTAAAATTCCTGCTACAGCTTTAGGTTCGCTACTAGACCCTGCACTTTTTGGCCGGGATGGTTCAGCTAATTCAACCATTGCCTTGACTGCCAGTGGTGGCATTGAGCCGGGGATTGATGGGGTGCGAGGACGGTTTATGAACATGTCGGGTTATCAACATGTGCCGAATATTGCCACTACTCGCTATGCTGTATTAGGAGATGTGTTGGAGCTGCAAGTCACTAACAGCACGCCGGTAGATCACCCGTTTCATATGCACGGTAATTCATTTCAGTTAATGAGTCGTAGTGATGGCCGGGATTTTCCGGTGGAATTTATCGATACAGTAAATATTCCCTCTAACCATTCCGTGGTGCTGCGTGTTCGTTTGGAGGATAAATTACAGATTGTTGACAATGTATTGAAACCTTACGGTGGCTTAGGTCGCTGGTTATTCCATTGTCATATTACCACTCATGCGGAGTTAGGAATGATTTCCGAGTTAGTGGTCGTGGCGCCTCCGGAAGCGCTGTGTGCCGATGTTGAGGTCCTCACAGATGGTTTTGGTAGCCCGTTGATGGCGTCGATTGATGGCGGTACCTTCGACCCTGATAGTGATGCTATCAGTATTTCACAGTCGCCAGCTGGGCCTTATTTTCCCGGTATTACAGACGTTACCTTAACGGCGACAGATGAAATGGGTTTATCTAACTCCTGTGTCGGCACTGTTAGCAATTTTATTGATGAGGATGGTGATGGCATTGCCAACCCGTTGGATAACTGCCAGATTCACGCTAATGGTAGTTTGGTTCCTGATGCGGGTGGCAACATTCAGCGGGATAGTGACGGAGATGGCTATGGTAATCGCTGTGATGGCGACCTGAATAATGATGGCATGGTAAACGTTTTGGATTTGGGTTTGTTTAAGCATGTTTTTTTTAGCGCTGACCCGCACGCGGATATTAATGGCGATGGTATCGTCAATGTATTGGATCTTGGTTTGTTTAAAGAGCTGTTTTTTAAGGTGCCAGGGCCCTCTGGTTTTTTTGACTAA
- a CDS encoding cohesin domain-containing protein, with product MKKISPAFKYLFVTVLLAYTTNSIAEGVISISPGKIKQQVGELFTIEVLSSEVAAMDGGAFGIRFNPNVVTVHSVEVNRDVWGFSSSNGVIDNQKGRVTDIAFSSYTPAGSAVIAVVTLQALKKGRSRLTLTPSRLSPFASEADVLDMQFQKGVVRVIPAKAGI from the coding sequence ATGAAAAAAATATCACCGGCATTTAAGTATTTATTTGTTACGGTATTACTTGCTTATACAACTAACAGTATTGCAGAGGGGGTTATTTCGATAAGCCCTGGGAAGATAAAACAGCAGGTAGGGGAACTATTTACAATAGAGGTGTTAAGCAGCGAGGTTGCCGCCATGGATGGTGGTGCATTTGGCATTCGATTTAACCCCAATGTTGTCACCGTTCACAGTGTTGAGGTCAATCGAGATGTATGGGGTTTTAGTAGTAGCAATGGTGTGATTGATAATCAGAAGGGGAGGGTAACTGATATTGCTTTCAGCAGCTATACGCCCGCAGGCAGTGCAGTAATTGCGGTTGTAACGTTGCAAGCATTGAAAAAGGGCCGCTCTAGATTGACTCTGACGCCGTCCAGGTTGTCACCTTTTGCCTCTGAAGCTGATGTGCTCGACATGCAGTTCCAAAAAGGCGTGGTGCGAGTCATTCCGGCGAAGGCAGGAATCTAG
- a CDS encoding tetratricopeptide repeat-containing sulfotransferase family protein produces the protein MAIKKNKKNLQKKRLNKILKVSKIPGGVIEEVPSIEVRQLVSKARQENRVQLAEHLLLQLIDQQPRDSKPYLALLNLYSEYQYINEAAELVEKALLSFPRSTAVIEAAYSFYRSIHKAHKILPVLEKSIDKVDDKAPLYRIRAFLYAADGHKEEAVTFFKKALALNKADMHSYMGIVRHDNKNCPQSLIETLLKQLSNNDKLSLHEQATGYFVLAWYYEGRDQGLYWNNLHKANSLVATDYCGPKSYQNNHSLFNQDFPEPAAVERGQDGSFIFIIAPPRSGTTLLEQILAAHPATHGVGESMSVNYAASQTAIQFNLGMKLSDWCSEKMPDLIQSFRQYLLNFPLIKEGNEHVIIDKSIENYLYVGLILKAFPSAKIIRLKRHPLDTLLSCYHQFFASGYDHLFNLDSLGKYYVDFQRQMDYWEDAFPGKIHTVKYENLVSQQEQEIAKLLEYCQLPWDDACLQHHLSVSNVITASSIQVKAPVHTNAIAKWEQHKEQLQSVAAIINSQYPIAEYE, from the coding sequence ATGGCGATTAAAAAGAATAAAAAGAACCTCCAAAAAAAGAGACTCAACAAAATTCTCAAGGTGAGTAAAATACCTGGCGGTGTAATAGAAGAGGTGCCTTCAATTGAAGTGCGTCAACTGGTTTCTAAAGCAAGGCAGGAGAATAGGGTCCAGCTTGCTGAACATCTATTATTGCAATTGATTGATCAACAGCCCAGGGACTCTAAGCCGTATCTGGCATTGCTAAATTTATATTCTGAGTATCAGTATATAAATGAGGCAGCAGAGCTGGTTGAAAAAGCCTTGCTATCTTTTCCCCGGTCAACGGCTGTTATTGAGGCTGCTTATTCTTTTTACCGATCTATTCACAAAGCGCATAAGATTTTGCCAGTTTTGGAGAAATCCATTGATAAGGTTGATGATAAAGCCCCCTTATATCGTATACGGGCCTTCTTATATGCTGCTGATGGGCATAAGGAAGAGGCGGTTACATTCTTTAAGAAGGCCCTTGCATTGAATAAAGCGGATATGCATTCATACATGGGGATCGTCAGGCATGATAATAAAAATTGTCCGCAGTCGCTAATAGAGACATTGCTTAAACAGTTGTCAAATAATGACAAGCTAAGCCTTCATGAACAAGCTACTGGGTATTTTGTATTGGCCTGGTATTATGAGGGGCGTGATCAGGGCTTGTATTGGAATAATCTGCATAAGGCTAATAGTCTTGTAGCTACTGACTATTGCGGGCCAAAATCTTATCAAAATAATCACTCATTATTTAATCAGGACTTTCCAGAGCCTGCTGCCGTTGAGCGGGGTCAAGACGGTTCTTTTATTTTTATCATTGCACCTCCAAGGTCCGGCACAACCTTACTTGAGCAAATTCTTGCAGCTCACCCTGCTACCCACGGTGTGGGTGAGTCTATGAGTGTGAATTATGCTGCTTCCCAGACGGCTATACAGTTTAACCTTGGTATGAAACTAAGTGACTGGTGTTCGGAGAAAATGCCTGATCTTATCCAGTCATTTCGGCAGTACCTTTTGAATTTTCCTCTAATCAAAGAAGGAAATGAACATGTCATTATCGATAAGAGTATAGAAAATTACCTGTATGTTGGCCTTATACTAAAGGCATTTCCATCGGCCAAAATCATTCGATTAAAACGGCACCCGCTGGATACACTTCTTTCTTGTTACCACCAGTTTTTTGCTAGCGGTTATGACCACTTGTTTAATTTAGATTCGCTGGGTAAATATTATGTGGATTTTCAACGGCAAATGGATTATTGGGAAGATGCTTTTCCCGGAAAAATACATACGGTGAAGTACGAAAACCTGGTAAGTCAGCAAGAACAAGAAATAGCGAAACTTCTGGAATACTGTCAGTTGCCCTGGGATGACGCCTGCCTTCAGCACCACTTGTCCGTATCTAATGTTATTACCGCAAGCAGTATTCAGGTAAAAGCACCAGTGCATACCAATGCGATTGCCAAATGGGAGCAACATAAAGAGCAGCTTCAGTCAGTGGCAGCCATTATTAACAGCCAATACCCCATTGCTGAGTATGAATGA
- a CDS encoding metal-dependent hydrolase, translated as MDPLSQGVLGATIPQALSQKKHILAATVFGALSGMAPDLDTLIRSSTDPLMSLEFHRQFTHSLFFIPIGGLICAMVFYVIWAKRWQISFKLTYLFCTLGYATHGLLDACTSYGTQLLWPFSNERFAWNTISIIDPLFTVPLVILAVFTVRKKAPALARIALCWIIAYQSLGIFQNYRVTQIGEQLAQQRGHSPIRMEAKPTFGNILLWKVIYEIDEGYFTDGVRASATPTIYPGQFIPKLDIDRDLPWLDKNSQQAKDLARFEWFSKGFLAVDPNNPVRVIDMRYSLVPNEATGMWSIWLDKKASPTDHIVMRPDRDTSGPRMETFKKMMWNELDLITPLSTP; from the coding sequence ATGGATCCTTTAAGTCAGGGTGTACTCGGTGCCACCATACCGCAGGCCCTAAGCCAGAAAAAACACATTCTCGCAGCCACCGTGTTTGGCGCTCTGTCAGGCATGGCACCGGACCTCGATACATTAATTCGGTCCAGTACTGACCCATTGATGTCACTGGAATTTCATCGCCAATTTACCCACTCTTTATTCTTTATCCCCATTGGCGGCCTTATCTGCGCCATGGTGTTTTATGTTATCTGGGCCAAGCGTTGGCAAATCAGCTTTAAACTCACCTATCTATTTTGTACATTGGGTTACGCCACACATGGCTTGTTAGATGCCTGTACCAGTTATGGCACACAGTTATTATGGCCATTCAGCAATGAACGCTTTGCCTGGAATACCATTTCAATTATTGACCCCTTATTTACAGTACCGCTAGTGATATTGGCCGTATTCACTGTCAGAAAAAAAGCCCCGGCATTGGCACGTATTGCCCTCTGCTGGATTATCGCTTACCAAAGCCTGGGCATATTCCAGAACTACCGCGTAACCCAAATCGGAGAGCAGCTGGCCCAGCAACGAGGCCATAGCCCTATCCGCATGGAAGCCAAACCCACCTTCGGCAATATATTATTATGGAAGGTAATATACGAAATTGATGAAGGCTACTTTACCGATGGTGTCAGAGCCTCCGCCACACCCACCATCTACCCAGGCCAATTTATTCCAAAGCTCGATATAGACCGCGACCTACCCTGGTTAGACAAAAACTCCCAACAAGCCAAAGACCTCGCCCGCTTCGAATGGTTTTCTAAAGGCTTTTTAGCGGTTGACCCGAACAACCCAGTTCGGGTTATCGATATGAGATACTCCCTCGTGCCCAATGAAGCCACCGGTATGTGGAGTATTTGGCTGGATAAAAAGGCAAGTCCAACAGACCACATTGTCATGAGGCCAGATAGAGATACTTCAGGACCTCGGATGGAGACCTTTAAAAAGATGATGTGGAATGAGCTAGATCTGATTACCCCCCTGTCCACACCATAA
- a CDS encoding TIR domain-containing protein, with protein sequence MAAVKIFVSFDIENDEVEKQLFEGGMIQSCLTLKLLAWSAPSSIKPSRWQAIVKDKINLCQLLIVLSGKHMATATNVSQEIAMARALSVPVFGVYISGAGRGDVLPEGLALSRTIEREWSRIDEAIRLALREGRNNPRPLASVSRYQKAVSCQKNLGQKC encoded by the coding sequence ATGGCGGCCGTAAAAATTTTTGTCAGTTTTGATATTGAAAATGATGAAGTTGAAAAACAGTTATTTGAGGGGGGGATGATTCAATCGTGCCTTACGTTGAAGTTGCTTGCCTGGTCAGCTCCGTCATCGATAAAGCCCAGTCGCTGGCAGGCAATTGTGAAAGACAAGATAAACCTCTGCCAGTTGTTAATTGTGCTCTCTGGAAAGCATATGGCCACAGCGACCAATGTCAGTCAGGAGATTGCTATGGCCAGAGCTTTAAGTGTACCGGTATTTGGCGTTTATATCAGTGGTGCCGGGCGGGGTGATGTATTACCAGAGGGTTTGGCATTAAGCCGCACGATTGAGCGTGAGTGGAGCCGGATAGACGAAGCGATAAGGCTGGCTTTGCGTGAAGGGCGCAATAATCCTCGCCCGTTAGCGTCGGTAAGCCGTTATCAAAAAGCGGTTAGCTGTCAAAAAAACCTTGGTCAAAAATGTTAA
- a CDS encoding 3-hydroxyacyl-CoA dehydrogenase family protein, with product MSKKINNVAVIGAGTRGYQIALHGAIKGFSVKCTDINAVSLVRADAFVDDYLVEQIANGDLTPEQVKQVRGRIVFVNSLEEAVQEADLVIEAIVEDLEIKRDLFCQLDRLTPPHTILASNSAAIASSNFAAATTRPDQVLNLHFFNPALAVKMAEVVQEAHVSDKTTAAVMAFCEDLDKEAVHVSGGYGGFTVQSGHHQ from the coding sequence ATGAGTAAAAAAATAAATAATGTAGCGGTTATTGGTGCAGGCACCCGGGGGTATCAAATTGCTCTGCACGGGGCGATCAAGGGATTTAGCGTTAAATGCACTGATATTAATGCGGTTAGCCTGGTCAGGGCCGATGCCTTTGTCGACGACTATTTGGTCGAGCAAATCGCCAACGGTGATTTAACGCCGGAGCAGGTTAAGCAGGTACGTGGGCGTATTGTTTTTGTGAATAGTTTGGAAGAAGCGGTGCAGGAGGCGGATCTGGTGATTGAAGCCATCGTAGAAGATCTTGAGATCAAACGTGATTTATTTTGCCAGTTGGACCGCCTGACACCTCCGCATACTATTTTAGCCTCTAATAGCGCCGCTATTGCCAGTTCCAATTTTGCCGCTGCAACCACCCGCCCTGATCAAGTTCTAAACCTGCATTTTTTTAATCCGGCGCTGGCCGTAAAAATGGCTGAAGTGGTACAGGAAGCGCATGTATCCGATAAGACCACAGCGGCGGTGATGGCTTTTTGCGAGGATTTAGATAAAGAGGCGGTACATGTCAGCGGTGGCTATGGGGGTTTTACAGTGCAGTCAGGCCACCATCAATAG
- a CDS encoding SDR family NAD(P)-dependent oxidoreductase has translation MITLDYSNKVVLITGAGGGMGRLAAEKFAEAGASLALSDINYDNLKSLQDTLPVECFIGQCNVANPEEIERFTEQAYQHFGRIDVAINNAGILHPQNKLADIAIDDIDSQLTINGRGVFLSMKYELQKMQQQGSGVILNMSSAAGIFGAPGASAYAAAKHAVTGMTRSAGLEYARYGIRVNCLCPSFIDSPMVDEFDKNSSVKKDRLAAANPMKRLGTMDEVVNTMLWVCSDYNSYMNGQAIAIDGGLTAL, from the coding sequence ATGATCACTCTGGACTACAGCAATAAAGTCGTATTAATCACGGGTGCCGGTGGCGGTATGGGCAGACTGGCCGCAGAAAAATTTGCCGAAGCAGGTGCTTCTCTTGCACTGTCTGATATTAACTATGACAACCTCAAAAGTCTGCAAGACACGCTACCTGTCGAGTGCTTTATCGGCCAATGCAATGTCGCCAACCCTGAAGAGATTGAACGCTTTACCGAACAAGCCTACCAACACTTTGGCCGTATTGATGTGGCCATTAACAATGCCGGCATACTGCACCCACAAAATAAATTAGCCGATATCGCCATAGACGATATCGACAGCCAACTCACTATTAATGGCCGCGGTGTTTTTCTGTCGATGAAATATGAGCTGCAAAAAATGCAGCAACAGGGTTCAGGTGTTATTCTTAATATGTCATCCGCCGCAGGTATTTTTGGTGCGCCGGGTGCCTCGGCCTATGCCGCCGCCAAACACGCGGTTACCGGTATGACCCGCAGCGCAGGCTTGGAATATGCCCGCTATGGCATCCGGGTTAATTGTTTATGCCCATCGTTTATCGATAGCCCGATGGTGGATGAGTTTGATAAAAACTCCAGCGTTAAAAAGGACCGCTTAGCCGCGGCCAACCCGATGAAGCGCTTAGGAACTATGGACGAAGTGGTGAATACCATGCTGTGGGTTTGCTCAGATTACAATAGCTATATGAACGGCCAGGCTATTGCTATTGATGGTGGCCTGACTGCACTGTAA